A portion of the Mesobacillus sp. AQ2 genome contains these proteins:
- a CDS encoding LysM peptidoglycan-binding domain-containing protein has product MNIHVIKPGDSLWRIAQGYQTTINQIVSANELDNPNVLVVGQSLVIPENNREYVVQQGDSLWSIASRYGVTLQELASYNNITDPSLVFVGQLLKMPYFSHRIQAGETLWAIAQRYGVTVNQISEANNISNPSLIYTGYVLRIPAPAKPVIEVNAYITRMSEAGSLTILKYGSLFTYLSPFSYKVSESGELIELQDARVLQAAKRTSTSSLLTITNEADGSFNSDRAAAILRNPAVQDTLLTNVLTEMREKGYSGLNIDFEYVYPEDRQNYNDFLRKAVARMHPAGYTVSTALAPKQRADQQGLLYEAHDYNAHGQIVDFVIIMTYEWGWSGGRPWAIAPINEVKKVLDYAVTAIPRKKILMGVPLYGRDWNIPWEQGTYAKTLSPKGAVELAAQQGVNIQFNEQYQSPFFRYTDAKGQQHEVWYEDARSVQARYDTVKEYGLRGVSYWVLGPSFPQNWPVLQNNFRVRKL; this is encoded by the coding sequence GTGAATATACATGTCATTAAACCTGGGGACAGTCTATGGAGAATTGCACAGGGATACCAAACAACAATCAACCAAATCGTTTCAGCAAATGAACTTGATAATCCCAATGTATTAGTAGTCGGGCAATCGCTTGTGATACCCGAGAATAACCGGGAATATGTCGTCCAGCAGGGTGACAGCTTATGGTCCATCGCCTCCCGTTACGGGGTTACTCTCCAGGAACTCGCAAGCTACAATAATATAACGGATCCATCATTGGTGTTTGTTGGCCAGTTGCTTAAAATGCCTTATTTTTCTCACAGGATTCAGGCTGGTGAGACCCTCTGGGCAATTGCACAGCGGTACGGAGTGACGGTCAACCAGATTTCAGAGGCTAATAATATTTCGAATCCCTCTCTTATTTATACAGGGTATGTTCTGAGAATTCCCGCACCTGCAAAACCAGTAATCGAGGTTAATGCCTATATAACCAGAATGAGTGAAGCAGGAAGTCTAACTATCTTAAAATATGGCTCTCTTTTTACCTATCTATCGCCTTTTTCCTATAAGGTGAGTGAAAGCGGTGAATTGATTGAACTGCAGGATGCAAGAGTTCTTCAGGCTGCAAAAAGAACCAGCACTTCCTCTCTGCTGACAATCACAAATGAAGCAGATGGGTCTTTTAATTCAGACCGGGCGGCTGCCATCCTGCGCAACCCAGCTGTTCAGGATACTCTTTTGACCAATGTCCTTACAGAAATGCGAGAAAAGGGCTATTCAGGACTGAATATTGATTTCGAGTACGTGTATCCCGAGGACCGACAAAACTACAATGATTTTCTGCGAAAGGCTGTTGCCCGCATGCATCCCGCCGGTTATACCGTCTCCACTGCCCTGGCTCCGAAACAAAGAGCCGACCAGCAAGGGTTGCTGTATGAAGCCCACGATTATAATGCACATGGACAAATTGTTGATTTTGTCATCATCATGACGTATGAATGGGGCTGGTCTGGAGGCAGGCCATGGGCAATTGCGCCGATAAACGAAGTGAAGAAAGTCTTGGATTATGCAGTCACAGCCATTCCGCGCAAAAAAATCCTGATGGGTGTGCCTTTGTATGGCAGGGACTGGAACATTCCGTGGGAGCAGGGAACTTACGCGAAGACACTAAGTCCAAAAGGAGCAGTGGAACTTGCCGCACAGCAGGGAGTGAACATACAGTTCAACGAACAGTATCAATCCCCCTTCTTCCGCTATACAGACGCAAAAGGACAGCAGCATGAAGTATGGTACGAAGACGCCAGAAGCGTACAGGCGAGATACGATACGGTAAAAGAATACGGCCTGCGAGGTGTGAGCTACTGGGTTCTTGGGCCTTCTTTTCCGCAGAATTGGCCTGTGCTGCAGAACAACTTTAGGGTGAGGAAGCTATAA
- a CDS encoding YolD-like family protein, with protein sequence MRIRDRGKLKFMPAHFMPEHRALLRELARDELRQPRPLLDEYEIQELENQICFAMEYTYPVIITKWWDGFTYEETGHIHYLDPIRKRVRMVTEDGSAIAINFADIVKVIIKE encoded by the coding sequence ATGAGAATACGAGACAGAGGAAAGCTGAAATTTATGCCGGCACATTTTATGCCGGAACATCGTGCCTTGTTGAGAGAACTCGCCCGGGATGAATTGCGGCAGCCTCGTCCGCTGCTCGACGAATACGAAATCCAGGAACTGGAGAACCAGATTTGCTTCGCGATGGAATATACATACCCAGTCATCATCACAAAATGGTGGGACGGATTTACATATGAAGAAACAGGGCATATCCATTACCTCGATCCCATCCGGAAGCGGGTTCGAATGGTCACTGAAGATGGCAGTGCTATTGCCATAAATTTTGCTGATATTGTCAAGGTAATAATCAAGGAGTAA
- the rpiA gene encoding ribose-5-phosphate isomerase RpiA, which yields MNEKQMVGEKAVEYIKDGMVVGLGTGSTVYYTIRKLGELVRGGLKIKGVPTSEQTAALAKEEGIPLVDLKEVDALDIAIDGADQVDSNLNLIKGGGGALLREKIIANAASSFIVIADSTKLAHKLGTFPLPVGVVQFGVYMTARNIKSLGCVPKLREKEGQPFITDNGNYILDCDFKRIESPAELEVQLNMIPGVVENGLIVNSASRLITIENGELSEKEPAER from the coding sequence ATGAATGAAAAGCAGATGGTTGGCGAGAAGGCGGTTGAGTATATCAAAGATGGAATGGTGGTTGGACTGGGGACTGGCTCCACCGTTTATTATACAATCAGAAAACTGGGTGAATTAGTAAGAGGCGGGCTGAAAATCAAAGGAGTCCCGACATCCGAACAGACAGCAGCGCTTGCGAAGGAAGAAGGAATTCCCCTGGTCGATTTGAAAGAGGTCGATGCACTTGATATTGCCATTGACGGGGCAGACCAGGTGGATTCCAATTTGAACTTGATAAAAGGCGGAGGAGGGGCATTACTGAGGGAAAAAATCATCGCAAATGCTGCTTCCAGCTTTATTGTGATTGCCGATTCGACCAAATTGGCGCACAAGCTGGGGACTTTTCCGCTGCCAGTGGGGGTTGTCCAATTTGGAGTTTACATGACTGCCAGGAATATCAAAAGCCTGGGCTGTGTGCCGAAATTAAGAGAAAAAGAAGGTCAACCGTTTATAACGGATAATGGCAATTACATACTGGACTGTGACTTTAAGCGGATCGAATCCCCCGCTGAACTTGAGGTGCAGTTGAACATGATTCCAGGGGTGGTTGAAAATGGACTGATTGTCAATTCTGCCTCCAGGTTGATTACGATTGAGAATGGTGAACTGAGTGAAAAAGAACCAGCAGAAAGATAG
- a CDS encoding cysteine hydrolase family protein → MKRKALLVIDVQNEMFQEGNVVFNGEGLLKGMKTRIERTRAQEMPIIYIQHNDLSLVHGTYLWEVHSEIAPHEGDIIVQKNTPDSFVNTTLEQELKAKNIQHLVLAGIQTEVCVDTTCRSAFSKGYKVTLVSDLHSTWPTTELSAQQIINHHNGVLRWFADVKKSEEIL, encoded by the coding sequence ATGAAAAGGAAAGCCCTGTTAGTAATAGATGTCCAAAATGAAATGTTTCAGGAAGGGAACGTAGTATTTAATGGGGAAGGGTTGCTAAAAGGAATGAAAACACGGATAGAACGGACACGTGCGCAGGAGATGCCAATTATCTACATCCAACATAACGACCTTTCCTTGGTGCATGGTACTTATTTGTGGGAAGTCCATTCTGAAATAGCACCTCATGAGGGTGACATCATTGTCCAAAAAAACACTCCAGATTCATTTGTCAACACTACTCTAGAACAGGAATTAAAAGCAAAGAACATTCAACATTTGGTGTTAGCAGGAATCCAAACAGAAGTTTGCGTCGATACGACCTGCCGGAGTGCATTCAGCAAGGGATATAAAGTAACCTTAGTGTCTGATTTGCATAGCACCTGGCCGACCACAGAATTATCAGCACAGCAGATTATAAACCATCACAATGGAGTGCTGCGCTGGTTTGCCGATGTAAAGAAAAGCGAGGAAATTTTATGA